Below is a genomic region from Parageobacillus toebii NBRC 107807.
CTGCCAAAGGAAAAAAGGAGAAATATATATGCTTTTATTGGCTACTTAATGATCCAATTATTCGCTCTCATTACCTTGGCGACAGGTGCAGTGGAACTAGTAGCAGAGCTGTTTACAGATGTGGATGATACCGTCTATCTTGGAAAAGAGTTTGTCCTTTTTGTGATTGACTTTGCTGTTATTTTGTTAGTGGTTGCTATCATCGTACTATGGATTAGAAAATCTACTTTTCGTGATGATTCGAACACATTTAACAATAAGGTAAAGACATTCTTGGTTGTATGGTTTGTTTTTTTCATTGTCTTCGGTATGTTTATTCTAATGGAAAGGCTTGTCCCTGAATTTGGTTACCGCATCGAAGCGGGAGGAATGGTTCGGATCCTTTTCGGCTTGTTTGTATTAGCTATGACATGGTTGCTTAATAAGAA
It encodes:
- a CDS encoding DUF1129 family protein → MNAKDLIALNNEKRKQLNEHNRNYYEDMLVYIRSHLLLSEQQSEELLMELLDHLLEAQKHGKSAEDVFGKDPKAYCDELIGQLPKEKRRNIYAFIGYLMIQLFALITLATGAVELVAELFTDVDDTVYLGKEFVLFVIDFAVILLVVAIIVLWIRKSTFRDDSNTFNNKVKTFLVVWFVFFIVFGMFILMERLVPEFGYRIEAGGMVRILFGLFVLAMTWLLNKKFRITK